The Reichenbachiella carrageenanivorans region ATATGTACTTTACGTTCAGCTTTAGTATTGTACTTCAACCCATTCACAATTAGATTCAGCATTATTTGCATAATAGCAGCTCGGTTAACAGCAATGGTATCCACATTACTTTCGTAGGTTAAGTTAGAAGCGGATTTAGTGATGGTGATCTCTTTCAAATCAGTCATCAGGTCTGCTACACTTACTTTTTCACTTTTGTGATGAAGTAATTCTTCGCTATGGTAAAATTCCAAAATACCATCAACATACCGACGTAGCTGATTGGAAGACGAACGCAAATGCACCAAATAGCTTTGGGCGTCTTCCGTCAGCTTACCTTTGCTCTCTCCTTCCAGCAAATCCGTTAGTGAGCTAATATTAGCTAAAGGAGACTTAAGGTCGTGAGAGACTGTAGCTGCAAACTTTTTCAACTCCATATTCCTACCAATCAACTGCTCCTGTAGTCGCATCAGTTGGAGATTTTTGTATCGCTGATCAAACAAATTGATCACCTGCTTCGACATGGCTTTCATGGCTTTGAGCTGATCAGCATTGAGTTTTCTAGGCTTATGATCGTAGACACAAAGCGTCCCCAGCTTGAACCCAGAAGGGTCTACTAAAGGCACCCCCGCATAAAAAACAGCCTGCATCTCCGTTACTAGCGGATTATCTACAAATCGTTTATCCTGTCGAGCATCTTCTATAATGGTGATGTCTTCAACGGCATTGATGGCATGCCCACAAAAAGAAATAGAGCGAGGAGACTCGCTAACGTCTACACCATGATGCGACTTAAGAAAGTTTCTGTCATGGTCGAGCAAAGTAATTAAAGAAATAGGTGTCTGACAGATATAAGCCATCAACGAGGTGATATTGTCATAGCTTTCTTCAGGGATAGTATCTAAGAGTTGGTATTTTTCTACGGCCTTTTGCCTAAATTTTTCATTACTGGGTAGTTCGGGTTCGATCATTCGCTGGTTGTTATCGGTTTTAGCGACCAGAAGCCCATTCTTCTTTCCGCTTAGCTAAATATAACTAAATATACGAACAAGCCAACGGCTATGGATTTCATTCATCATGCAGAAATCAGTAGTCCCTGCAAAGATTAGAAATAACGTCCAAACCCCATTCACTATCTCACCCTCAACCGCTCTCCTATATCCAGATTGAGATTATCTTTTTGATTCATATCCAAAATCTGCTGAATTGAAACACCATATTTTTTAGAAATTCCATACAACGTTTCTCCAGGCTCCACTATATGGAAATTGACTTCTGATTTGTCTGGTTTTTGGGTATTTTCTTTTACTGTACCATGTACGATTAACTTTTGTCCTAATTTAAGAGAGGTATCATACAGATTATTCCATTCTACTAGGTCTTCTACCGACACGCCCATGCTTTTGGCAATACCGTACAGTGTTTCCCCTTTTGCCACTACATGACTGGTAATTTCCATAGGTTCATCCAATTCAGACACGGTCTCTATCACTTCATCTATTTGTTCAGTTACTGTTTCTGCTATTTCATCACTAGCCTCTTTCACTTCCTTTTGTGCTTCCTTTTGTGCTTCCTTTATCGGTGGTATTGGGACGACTGCTACAGGAGCTGTTTTTTTCACAGGAACGGCTTCATCCACTTGCATTTTTGG contains the following coding sequences:
- a CDS encoding sensor histidine kinase codes for the protein MIEPELPSNEKFRQKAVEKYQLLDTIPEESYDNITSLMAYICQTPISLITLLDHDRNFLKSHHGVDVSESPRSISFCGHAINAVEDITIIEDARQDKRFVDNPLVTEMQAVFYAGVPLVDPSGFKLGTLCVYDHKPRKLNADQLKAMKAMSKQVINLFDQRYKNLQLMRLQEQLIGRNMELKKFAATVSHDLKSPLANISSLTDLLEGESKGKLTEDAQSYLVHLRSSSNQLRRYVDGILEFYHSEELLHHKSEKVSVADLMTDLKEITITKSASNLTYESNVDTIAVNRAAIMQIMLNLIVNGLKYNTKAERKVHISIVGKEELNTFIVSDNGDGMPEKFIARAFDLFAVSGMKDRRGELGTGIGLATVKKLVESLGGSIKVTSKEKEGTTFTFYTTNQF